A genomic window from Nicotiana sylvestris chromosome 11, ASM39365v2, whole genome shotgun sequence includes:
- the LOC138881453 gene encoding uncharacterized mitochondrial protein AtMg00860-like, whose product MPLGKCINDAINAFGEMDRRHNHRFWENEPAEEHVEHLRVVLQRLREEKLYAKFSKCEFWLNSMAFLGHVMSSECIQVDPKKIEAVQSWPRPSSATEICSFLDLVGYYRRFFQGFSSIASPLTKLTQKGASFKWVITRDYDAFYSPSCFYFD is encoded by the exons ATGCCTTTGGGGAAATGTATCAATGACGCAATCAATGCTTTTGGGGAAATGGATCGGCGGCACAATCACCGCTTTTGGGAAAATGAACCAGCG GaagagcacgtggagcatttgagagttgtgttgcagagattgagggaggagaagctttatgcaaagttctccaagtgtgagttttggctcaattcaatggctttcttagggcacgtgatGTCCAGTGagtgtattcaggttgatccgaagaagatagaggcggttcagagttggcctagaccgtcctcagccacagagatttgcagctttcttgatTTGGtgggctattaccgtcggttctttcagggattttcatctattgcatcacccttgaccaaattgactcagaaaggtgcttcATTCAAGtgggtgataactagggattatgatgcattttactctCCTTCTTGCTTCtattttgattag